The Brevibacillus choshinensis genome includes a region encoding these proteins:
- a CDS encoding amino acid ABC transporter permease, with the protein METVSLIADAAPLLMKGLENTVKVAFLSLLFATILGLSFGLLRVSKRPFLQMIAKVYVSIIRGTPLYVQVIFFYFGLFPLVFGRATDAVSAGIFVLSLNAGAYLVEIFRAGIESIDKGQMEAGRAIGFSHGQTMTYIIMPQAIKRMIPAIVNQFIISIKDTSLLATIGIAELTFSAQTIYAVNFKAFEFLGAVGIMYWILINVLTWFSHWLERRLATG; encoded by the coding sequence ATGGAAACTGTAAGCCTGATTGCAGATGCGGCTCCACTCCTCATGAAGGGGCTTGAAAACACCGTAAAGGTGGCGTTTTTATCTCTGTTATTTGCGACCATTCTTGGGTTGTCTTTTGGCCTGCTGCGCGTATCGAAACGACCGTTTCTACAGATGATTGCGAAGGTATACGTCAGCATCATTCGCGGGACTCCTCTCTACGTGCAGGTCATTTTCTTTTACTTCGGCTTGTTTCCACTTGTTTTCGGACGTGCCACCGATGCAGTATCTGCCGGAATCTTTGTCCTCAGCCTCAATGCGGGAGCGTATCTCGTAGAAATATTCCGGGCGGGCATCGAATCGATTGACAAAGGTCAGATGGAAGCGGGCAGGGCCATCGGCTTTTCCCATGGACAAACCATGACGTATATTATCATGCCGCAAGCGATCAAGCGGATGATTCCTGCGATCGTCAATCAGTTTATTATCAGCATCAAGGATACTTCCCTGCTAGCAACGATCGGGATTGCAGAGCTGACATTTTCGGCACAGACGATCTACGCAGTCAATTTTAAGGCATTCGAATTCTTGGGCGCAGTCGGCATCATGTATTGGATACTCATTAATGTGCTCACCTGGTTCTCGCATTGGCTAGAGAGGAGGCTGGCGACAGGATGA
- a CDS encoding transporter substrate-binding domain-containing protein, whose translation MIRRKFWLSLVAACLTTIGLAGCGSQETGGSTSSSLIFAVAPDGGAFSSRDSAGKLTGFDIELVETLAAKENLKVEWKEMKFNGIIPALQAKQVDGAAASITIRDDRKQVTNFTDPYFDSGLVMVVKKDSPISSVNDLKDKTIVAKQGTSGLEKANELAKEHGAKVKILEDEATLYMDVEAGGSDVLINDFPFVASKIKSGTAANLKIIGDKLTGEEYGIAITKGKEDVLEKFNKHLKEMKENGEYQKLYDKYFGSN comes from the coding sequence ATGATTCGTCGGAAATTTTGGTTGTCGCTGGTGGCGGCATGTTTGACTACGATTGGCCTGGCTGGATGTGGATCACAGGAGACGGGTGGAAGCACAAGCAGCTCTCTCATTTTTGCTGTCGCTCCAGATGGAGGCGCTTTCAGTTCCAGAGACAGCGCTGGAAAACTCACGGGATTTGATATCGAGCTCGTCGAAACGCTTGCAGCTAAGGAAAACCTCAAGGTTGAGTGGAAAGAAATGAAATTTAACGGAATCATTCCTGCCCTCCAGGCAAAGCAGGTGGATGGTGCGGCTGCTTCGATCACGATTCGGGATGATCGCAAGCAAGTAACCAATTTTACAGATCCGTATTTCGATTCCGGCCTGGTCATGGTCGTAAAAAAGGATAGCCCAATCAGTTCAGTGAATGACCTGAAGGACAAGACGATCGTAGCCAAGCAAGGCACATCCGGTCTGGAAAAGGCGAATGAGCTGGCCAAGGAACACGGTGCAAAAGTGAAGATTCTGGAGGATGAAGCGACGCTTTATATGGATGTAGAAGCGGGCGGTTCCGATGTGTTGATCAACGACTTTCCATTTGTCGCCTCTAAGATCAAATCAGGAACGGCAGCGAACCTAAAGATCATCGGTGACAAATTGACGGGTGAAGAATACGGCATCGCAATTACCAAAGGAAAAGAAGACGTATTGGAAAAATTCAACAAGCATCTGAAAGAAATGAAAGAGAACGGTGAGTACCAAAAACTATACGACAAATACTTCGGCTCGAACTAA
- a CDS encoding alanine/glycine:cation symporter family protein, which produces MLEKIVNSVVKVLWDVPMPFAILFAGFYFTMENRFFQLHHLRQFFQQVLVSIRSKSEGIRTDGALSSFHAGNIAIGCLVGVGCIGGVATAISIGGPGAVFWMWVAAFVGMIIKMAEVTLSVYYRTRDEEGNRIGGPTVYIEKGIGEEMNVRSWKILVVLFVAGMLAPVFISIQNYVASTAISSTFNLNIIWVSLLFAVMVYGIIMRGLPFLRKVFKIVIPLMILSYLFLGCLIIVMNLEKVIPALELIMQHAFLGSAALGGFAGATLSQVITMGVSQAVYTSEFGWGTTPVIHSTADVDHPVKQGLWGGFEVFLTSVVICGITAFVVILSGDWVSGRTGIDLALHSFELTLGTTGKYLVTIILFLFALTTASGWYANREIMVKHLCQKNPKLKRHVLRYVKVFCAFPEFLFVVYVVTFHFPDKDVWLMTGIMTAVPTFINMFLLLILSHQFKKLVLDYKARYLKIGKIDEEMLLFYEDKKVELQERELGER; this is translated from the coding sequence TTGCTAGAGAAAATAGTCAATTCCGTCGTAAAAGTTTTGTGGGATGTTCCCATGCCTTTTGCCATTCTATTTGCGGGATTTTACTTTACGATGGAAAACAGATTTTTTCAGCTGCACCATCTGAGACAGTTCTTTCAACAAGTTCTGGTTTCCATACGCAGCAAATCAGAAGGCATCCGCACAGACGGAGCATTATCTTCCTTTCACGCTGGAAATATTGCCATCGGCTGTTTGGTTGGAGTGGGGTGTATTGGCGGTGTCGCCACAGCCATATCCATCGGCGGTCCGGGTGCCGTGTTCTGGATGTGGGTCGCTGCCTTTGTCGGCATGATTATCAAAATGGCTGAGGTAACGTTGTCCGTCTATTACCGAACGAGAGATGAGGAAGGAAATAGAATTGGCGGACCGACAGTGTACATCGAAAAAGGCATTGGCGAAGAGATGAATGTGCGCAGCTGGAAGATTCTCGTTGTATTGTTTGTAGCGGGAATGCTCGCACCCGTTTTCATCTCCATTCAAAATTACGTAGCATCCACTGCGATCAGCTCTACTTTCAATCTGAATATCATTTGGGTGTCACTGCTATTTGCGGTGATGGTCTACGGGATCATCATGCGTGGACTTCCATTTTTGAGAAAGGTATTTAAAATCGTTATTCCCCTCATGATTCTGTCTTATCTATTTTTGGGTTGCTTGATTATCGTGATGAATCTGGAAAAGGTCATTCCTGCCCTCGAATTAATCATGCAGCATGCCTTTTTAGGATCGGCAGCCCTCGGTGGCTTTGCCGGAGCGACCTTGTCTCAGGTCATCACGATGGGCGTATCGCAGGCTGTTTACACCAGCGAATTTGGCTGGGGAACCACACCCGTGATTCATTCAACGGCAGATGTCGACCACCCGGTAAAGCAAGGACTATGGGGCGGATTCGAGGTGTTCTTGACCAGCGTTGTGATTTGCGGGATTACAGCTTTTGTGGTCATTTTGTCAGGCGATTGGGTTTCCGGGCGTACGGGCATCGACCTTGCTCTACATTCCTTTGAACTGACGTTGGGGACAACAGGAAAGTACTTGGTTACGATTATTCTCTTCTTGTTCGCTCTCACCACGGCAAGCGGCTGGTACGCGAACAGGGAGATTATGGTGAAGCATTTGTGCCAAAAGAATCCGAAGCTAAAAAGGCACGTGCTGAGGTACGTCAAAGTATTTTGTGCTTTTCCTGAATTTCTTTTCGTCGTCTATGTCGTCACGTTTCATTTTCCTGACAAGGACGTGTGGCTGATGACAGGGATCATGACGGCCGTTCCCACTTTTATCAACATGTTTCTCCTGTTGATTTTGAGCCATCAGTTCAAAAAGCTCGTGCTGGATTATAAAGCGAGGTATTTGAAAATCGGTAAAATTGACGAGGAAATGCTTCTGTTCTACGAAGACAAAAAGGTTGAGTTGCAGGAAAGGGAATTGGGTGAACGTTAA
- a CDS encoding gamma-glutamyl-gamma-aminobutyrate hydrolase family protein — MIKPLIGCTTYFVSAFEENKHRFAVAQDHFTSAIDDPLSIQQAGGIPMPIPLIDDEGYIDSVLDRLDGLMLIGGSDVSPRYYGQPYKKGLGHMDPVRDNFEMKLLDKAVRKNMPIFGICRGLQLINVYFGGTLIQDLERYHPTEINHAGYMAPKWSTAHNVKLLKDQALYTCFGKEELAVNSFHHQVIDKLGDGLEVAAVAEDGIIEAIVHPSYPFLLAVQWHPEMMFQIDQEQLKLFEMFVDFINNRKTQSQQLCDYVNS, encoded by the coding sequence GTGATAAAACCTCTTATCGGTTGCACCACTTACTTTGTCAGTGCCTTTGAGGAAAACAAGCACAGGTTTGCCGTTGCCCAGGACCACTTCACCTCAGCGATTGACGATCCTCTCAGCATCCAACAAGCTGGTGGTATCCCTATGCCCATCCCGCTTATCGATGATGAAGGTTATATCGATTCGGTCTTGGACAGGCTCGATGGCCTCATGCTCATCGGGGGCAGTGATGTGAGCCCGAGATACTATGGACAACCGTACAAAAAAGGGCTGGGACATATGGATCCGGTCAGGGACAATTTCGAGATGAAGCTGCTCGATAAAGCCGTTCGAAAAAACATGCCCATCTTTGGGATTTGTCGAGGCTTGCAGCTGATCAATGTCTATTTCGGCGGAACCCTGATACAAGATCTCGAGCGTTACCATCCTACTGAGATCAACCATGCAGGGTATATGGCACCCAAATGGAGTACAGCCCACAACGTAAAGCTCCTAAAAGATCAAGCTCTCTATACATGCTTCGGCAAAGAAGAGTTGGCTGTGAACAGTTTCCATCATCAGGTGATAGACAAGCTTGGAGACGGTCTGGAAGTAGCGGCAGTGGCAGAGGATGGAATCATCGAGGCGATCGTGCACCCTTCGTACCCTTTTCTTCTCGCCGTACAATGGCATCCTGAAATGATGTTTCAAATTGATCAGGAACAACTGAAGCTCTTTGAAATGTTTGTAGATTTTATAAATAATCGAAAAACCCAATCACAACAGCTCTGTGACTATGTGAATAGCTAA
- a CDS encoding acetyl-CoA hydrolase/transferase family protein encodes MWERLRDKRMAEKVVTAEEAASWIENGMTIGLSGFTRAGDSKVVPVTLAERAKNENKPFGVNVYTGASMGADVDSVMAEAGIVLKRLPFQADSTMRKKINDGSIMFVDQHLSHTAELIRGGALAPIDYAIVEAVAITEDGMLIPSTSVGNSNIFVEQAKHVIIELNLAQTAELEGIHDIYTPAKQGEREPIPLVSVDQRIGTLGIPVDPEKVRGIVVTNISDSPSSIVQPDEETAQIAAHLIEFLRQEVKVGRLPQSLAPLQSGIGSVANAVFNGFLDSEFTDLTVYSEVLQDAVFDLLDAGKIAFASGCSITLTDEKMKHVAENFSKYRDKLMLRPQEITNHPEIIRRLGLISINTAIEADIYGNVNSTNVSGTKMMNGIGGSGDFARNARLGIFVTKSIAKGGSVSSIVPFASHVDHTEHDVDIIVTEQGLADLRGLAPRERALKIIDNCAHPMYRDQLRAYYEEALTRGGHTPHVLEKAFSWHVRFAQEGTMLEKEPALTR; translated from the coding sequence ATGTGGGAGCGCTTACGCGATAAACGAATGGCTGAAAAAGTCGTGACAGCTGAGGAAGCTGCCAGCTGGATCGAGAATGGCATGACGATCGGGCTAAGTGGCTTTACGAGAGCGGGAGATTCCAAAGTCGTGCCAGTAACCTTGGCAGAACGGGCGAAAAATGAAAACAAACCTTTCGGGGTCAACGTATATACGGGTGCTTCTATGGGAGCAGATGTGGATTCGGTAATGGCGGAAGCTGGGATTGTTCTCAAGCGTCTACCATTCCAAGCCGATTCGACCATGCGCAAAAAAATCAATGACGGCAGCATTATGTTTGTTGACCAGCATTTGTCTCATACAGCTGAGCTGATTCGTGGCGGTGCTCTGGCCCCGATTGATTATGCGATTGTGGAAGCGGTTGCAATCACAGAGGATGGGATGCTTATCCCATCTACATCCGTGGGCAACTCCAATATTTTCGTGGAGCAAGCGAAGCACGTCATCATCGAGCTGAATCTGGCACAGACTGCCGAGCTCGAAGGCATTCATGATATTTACACGCCAGCCAAACAAGGGGAACGGGAACCGATTCCACTCGTCTCGGTCGATCAACGGATTGGAACATTGGGTATTCCTGTGGACCCTGAAAAGGTGAGAGGAATTGTCGTAACCAATATTTCCGATTCACCTTCCTCCATCGTCCAACCAGATGAGGAAACGGCTCAAATCGCAGCGCACCTGATCGAGTTTTTGCGTCAGGAAGTCAAGGTAGGGCGTTTGCCACAAAGCCTCGCACCGTTACAATCCGGAATCGGGTCTGTAGCGAATGCGGTGTTCAACGGCTTTTTGGACTCGGAGTTTACCGATCTGACCGTATATTCGGAAGTGCTTCAGGATGCGGTGTTTGACTTGCTGGATGCAGGGAAAATCGCTTTTGCCTCTGGCTGTTCCATCACGCTGACGGATGAGAAGATGAAACATGTGGCGGAAAACTTTTCGAAATATCGTGACAAGCTGATGCTTCGTCCTCAGGAGATCACCAACCATCCGGAAATCATCCGTCGCCTGGGTCTGATCTCCATCAATACCGCGATCGAAGCAGACATATACGGAAACGTAAACTCCACCAACGTATCCGGTACGAAAATGATGAACGGTATTGGTGGATCTGGCGATTTTGCCCGCAATGCGCGTCTGGGTATTTTCGTTACCAAGTCCATCGCGAAGGGCGGCAGCGTCTCCAGCATTGTTCCGTTCGCTTCCCATGTGGATCATACCGAGCATGATGTGGACATCATCGTCACCGAGCAAGGACTGGCAGACCTGCGTGGCCTGGCCCCTCGCGAACGTGCGCTGAAAATCATCGATAATTGTGCGCATCCAATGTACCGTGATCAACTGCGTGCCTACTACGAGGAAGCACTCACACGTGGGGGTCATACACCACATGTGTTGGAAAAAGCATTCTCTTGGCATGTACGTTTTGCGCAAGAAGGAACGATGCTGGAAAAGGAACCGGCTCTGACTCGTTAA